From Acidovorax sp. FHTAMBA, one genomic window encodes:
- a CDS encoding heavy metal translocating P-type ATPase, with protein MQTTTTMPASLANLNLQKLGIELPIEGMTCASCVSRVEKALAKIPGVERASVNLATESASISASSQVDLATLRAAVEKAGYSVRNDEASLSIEGMTCASCVSRVEKALRKLPEVTAAEVNLATEKAEVRFVGRADEVLPRLVAAVEKAGYAAKLPQETDGASQTAKASWPDWWPVAVAAALSLPLVLPMLAMLFNVDWALPGWWQLALATPVQFWLGARFYRSAWKAVKARAGNMDLLVALGTSAGYGLSLYLLIVGIGHEGHGEAPHLYFEASAVVITLVLLGKWLEGRAKRQTTEAIRALNALRPDTARVRRGDTDVEVPAAQVKVGDVVVVRPGERVPVDGDILEGSTHVDESLITGESLPVAKVPGAKVVGGSVNAEGLFTASATAVGAESTLSRIARMVESAQAKKAPIQRLVDQVSEVFVPVVLVIAVITLIAWGLATGDWERAILNAVAVLVIACPCALGLATPTAIMAGTGVAARRGILIKDAEALEVAHNVKIVAFDKTGTLTEGKPRLVAFEAADGDHAGLLRLAASVQAASEHPLARAVLDAAKENLVSIAPAQDAQSVAGRGMAAKVKGQALSLGSSRWMQELGVDLSPLTSRAQEFEDEGRTVSWLAEGAQPARLVGLLAFGDAAKATAKEAVASLREQGVRVVMVTGDNKGAARVAAQELGIDEVRAEVLPADKARVVSELKASGLAVAMVGDGINDAPALAAADVGFSMSSGTEVAMHAAGVTLMRGDPRLVGDAIEISRKTYAKIRQGLFWAFVYNVVGIPLAAFGLLNPMLAGAAMAFSSVSVVANALTLRHWKGRSA; from the coding sequence ATGCAGACCACGACGACGATGCCAGCGAGCCTGGCGAACCTAAACTTACAGAAGCTGGGCATCGAGTTGCCGATTGAGGGCATGACCTGCGCCTCTTGCGTGTCCCGCGTTGAGAAGGCGCTGGCCAAAATTCCCGGCGTCGAGCGCGCCAGCGTGAACCTGGCGACCGAGAGCGCGAGCATCTCGGCATCAAGCCAGGTCGACCTCGCCACGCTTCGCGCCGCGGTGGAGAAGGCGGGCTATTCCGTGCGCAACGATGAGGCGAGCCTGTCTATCGAGGGAATGACTTGCGCCTCCTGCGTCTCGCGTGTCGAGAAGGCGCTGCGCAAGCTCCCGGAAGTGACTGCCGCAGAAGTGAACCTCGCGACAGAGAAAGCGGAAGTCCGGTTCGTGGGCCGCGCCGACGAAGTGCTACCCAGGCTCGTGGCCGCCGTCGAGAAGGCGGGATACGCTGCGAAGCTTCCCCAGGAAACCGATGGAGCCTCGCAAACTGCAAAGGCGAGTTGGCCAGATTGGTGGCCGGTCGCTGTGGCCGCCGCCCTCTCGCTTCCCCTCGTGCTACCCATGCTCGCCATGCTGTTCAACGTTGACTGGGCTCTCCCCGGGTGGTGGCAGTTGGCGCTTGCCACTCCCGTACAGTTCTGGCTAGGCGCCCGCTTCTACCGCTCCGCATGGAAGGCCGTGAAGGCGCGAGCGGGCAACATGGACCTGCTTGTCGCGCTGGGCACGTCGGCCGGCTATGGCCTCTCTCTCTACCTGCTCATCGTTGGAATCGGCCACGAGGGTCACGGCGAGGCGCCTCACCTCTACTTCGAGGCCTCCGCGGTTGTGATCACCCTGGTTCTACTTGGCAAGTGGCTGGAAGGCCGCGCCAAGCGCCAGACCACCGAGGCCATTCGGGCTCTTAATGCGCTGCGCCCTGATACCGCTCGAGTGCGTCGCGGCGACACCGATGTTGAGGTTCCAGCCGCCCAGGTGAAAGTCGGCGACGTTGTGGTGGTTCGCCCCGGCGAGCGCGTGCCCGTTGACGGCGATATCCTGGAAGGATCCACGCACGTGGACGAGTCGCTCATTACGGGCGAAAGCCTGCCAGTGGCGAAGGTGCCCGGCGCGAAGGTCGTCGGGGGCTCAGTGAACGCGGAGGGGCTGTTCACGGCCAGCGCCACCGCAGTCGGCGCAGAGTCCACTCTGTCGCGCATCGCGCGGATGGTCGAGTCGGCCCAAGCCAAGAAGGCGCCCATCCAGCGCCTGGTCGACCAGGTGAGTGAGGTCTTCGTCCCGGTTGTACTGGTAATCGCCGTCATCACCCTCATCGCCTGGGGCTTGGCCACAGGTGACTGGGAGCGCGCGATCCTCAACGCCGTCGCCGTTCTGGTCATCGCCTGCCCGTGCGCACTGGGGCTTGCCACGCCCACCGCCATCATGGCCGGCACAGGAGTGGCCGCCCGCCGAGGCATCCTGATCAAGGATGCGGAGGCCTTGGAAGTCGCCCACAACGTAAAGATCGTCGCGTTCGATAAGACTGGCACCCTTACCGAAGGCAAGCCGCGCCTGGTGGCATTTGAAGCTGCCGACGGCGACCACGCGGGCCTTCTGCGCCTGGCCGCGAGCGTGCAAGCGGCGAGTGAGCACCCTCTGGCCCGCGCCGTCCTGGACGCGGCTAAGGAGAACTTGGTCAGCATCGCTCCAGCGCAGGACGCTCAGTCCGTCGCGGGCCGTGGCATGGCGGCCAAGGTGAAGGGGCAAGCTCTCAGCCTTGGGAGCTCCCGCTGGATGCAGGAGCTAGGCGTCGACCTCTCCCCGCTGACCTCGCGAGCCCAGGAGTTCGAAGACGAGGGCCGAACCGTGTCGTGGTTGGCCGAAGGCGCTCAGCCCGCGCGGCTCGTCGGCCTGCTGGCGTTTGGCGATGCAGCGAAGGCCACCGCCAAGGAGGCGGTCGCGAGCCTGCGGGAGCAAGGCGTCAGAGTCGTCATGGTCACAGGCGACAACAAAGGCGCCGCGCGCGTCGCGGCCCAGGAGCTGGGCATCGACGAGGTTCGCGCCGAAGTTCTGCCGGCGGACAAAGCGCGGGTCGTCTCCGAGCTCAAAGCGAGCGGGCTGGCCGTGGCGATGGTGGGCGACGGCATCAACGACGCACCTGCATTGGCGGCGGCCGATGTGGGCTTCTCGATGTCCAGCGGGACCGAGGTCGCCATGCATGCGGCCGGAGTCACCTTGATGCGTGGCGATCCGCGCTTGGTGGGCGACGCAATCGAAATCTCGCGCAAGACTTACGCGAAGATTCGCCAAGGCCTGTTTTGGGCTTTCGTCTACAACGTGGTTGGAATCCCTCTCGCAGCGTTCGGACTGCTCAACCCCATGCTCGCCGGAGCCGCGATGGCGTTCTCCTCAGTGAGCGTGGTCGCCAATGCATTAACCCTGCGCCACTGGAAAGGAAGGTCCGCATGA
- a CDS encoding heavy metal translocating P-type ATPase, translated as MQKESTLPGRPGEDHAHDHAHHQHGPAHAASTALKDPVCGMGVTANSAHHSHHGGEEYYFCSARCKGKFDAGPASYIAAGPGSVPVPDSPPAAEGTIYTCPMHPQIRQDHPGSCPICGMGLEPLMPSLEDDDNPELKDFSRRFWWTLPLTLIVAVLAMFGHRAGWFDMVTQSWIELVLSLPIVLWGGLPFFVRGWQSVVNRSPNMWTLIGLGTGAAFLYSLVATVAPGVFPPEFTDMGRVAVYYEAAAVIISLTLLGQMLELKARSQTSAAIKSLLGLAPKTARVIRPDGTEEDVPLSNVHLGDLLRVRPGEKVPVDGVVVDGSSSVDESMLTGEPMPVSKRPGDKLIGATLNTAGALTLRAEKVGSATVLSQIVQLVAQAQRSRAPMQRMADLVAGYFVLGVIAIAVTTLIVWGFFGPQPSWVYGFINAVAVLIIACPCALGLATPMSIMVATGRGATQGVLFRDAAAIENFRKIDTLIVDKTGTLTEGRPTFEKAIAAAGFSDADVLRLAASLDQGSEHPLAAAIVQAALEQGLTLSAVTDFESGSGIGVTGRVEGQSLRLGNTALMEQAGIDSSSLRRESEDLRGQGASVMYLAVDGRFAGLLAVSDPVKASTPEALQALHAAGIRVIMATGDGVTTARAVAKRLGIDEVHGEVKPADKLTLVERLQAEGRVVGMAGDGINDAPALAKADVGIAMGTGTDVAMNSAQVTLVKGDLRGISIARRLSQDTVANMKQNLLFAFLYNAMGVPVAAGVLYPLTGWLLSPLIAALAMSLSSASVVFNALRLRRKG; from the coding sequence ATGCAGAAGGAAAGTACTTTGCCCGGACGGCCCGGCGAAGATCATGCGCACGATCACGCTCATCACCAGCACGGCCCCGCCCACGCGGCAAGTACCGCACTGAAGGACCCCGTGTGCGGCATGGGGGTGACGGCGAATTCGGCCCACCACTCCCACCATGGGGGCGAGGAGTACTACTTCTGTAGCGCCAGATGCAAGGGTAAGTTCGATGCGGGACCAGCGAGCTACATTGCCGCGGGGCCCGGCAGCGTACCAGTGCCTGATTCTCCGCCCGCCGCTGAGGGAACAATCTACACCTGCCCGATGCACCCCCAGATCCGCCAGGATCATCCCGGCAGTTGCCCGATCTGCGGCATGGGGCTCGAGCCGCTCATGCCCAGCCTGGAGGACGACGACAACCCGGAGCTGAAGGACTTTTCGCGCCGTTTCTGGTGGACGCTGCCCCTCACATTGATCGTCGCCGTGCTGGCCATGTTCGGACACCGTGCCGGCTGGTTCGACATGGTCACGCAAAGCTGGATCGAACTGGTTCTCTCCCTGCCCATCGTGCTGTGGGGGGGCTTGCCCTTCTTCGTGCGCGGCTGGCAATCCGTTGTCAACCGCAGCCCCAACATGTGGACGCTTATCGGCCTGGGCACCGGCGCGGCATTCCTGTACAGCCTGGTCGCCACCGTGGCCCCCGGCGTGTTCCCGCCGGAGTTCACCGACATGGGGCGCGTGGCCGTGTATTACGAAGCGGCCGCCGTGATCATTTCGCTCACGCTGCTCGGTCAGATGCTGGAGCTAAAAGCGCGCTCGCAGACCTCAGCGGCCATCAAGTCGCTGCTGGGCCTGGCGCCCAAGACAGCACGGGTCATTCGTCCCGACGGCACGGAGGAGGATGTCCCGCTTTCGAACGTGCACCTCGGCGACCTGCTGCGCGTGCGGCCCGGCGAGAAGGTGCCGGTGGACGGCGTGGTGGTAGATGGCAGCAGCTCGGTGGACGAATCCATGCTGACAGGCGAACCCATGCCCGTATCGAAACGGCCGGGCGACAAGCTGATCGGCGCCACCCTGAACACGGCCGGAGCCCTGACGCTGCGCGCGGAGAAGGTGGGCTCGGCCACCGTGCTGTCGCAAATCGTACAGCTGGTGGCCCAGGCGCAGCGCTCGCGCGCACCCATGCAGCGCATGGCCGACCTGGTGGCGGGTTACTTCGTGCTCGGTGTCATCGCCATTGCAGTGACGACGCTGATTGTCTGGGGCTTTTTCGGGCCGCAACCGAGCTGGGTCTACGGGTTCATCAATGCCGTTGCGGTGCTGATCATCGCCTGCCCTTGCGCCCTCGGCCTGGCCACTCCGATGTCCATCATGGTCGCCACCGGCCGCGGAGCGACCCAAGGCGTGCTGTTCCGCGACGCAGCGGCGATCGAGAACTTCCGCAAGATCGACACGCTGATCGTGGACAAGACGGGCACCCTCACGGAAGGACGCCCAACCTTCGAGAAGGCGATAGCAGCCGCAGGCTTTAGCGACGCAGACGTGCTGCGCCTGGCCGCCAGCCTGGATCAAGGCAGCGAACATCCACTGGCCGCAGCGATCGTGCAGGCAGCATTGGAGCAGGGTCTAACGCTCTCGGCTGTGACTGACTTCGAGTCAGGCTCCGGCATCGGCGTGACTGGCCGCGTCGAAGGTCAGTCCTTGAGGCTCGGCAACACGGCTCTGATGGAGCAGGCCGGCATCGACAGCAGCAGCCTGAGACGCGAGTCCGAAGACCTGCGGGGGCAAGGGGCCAGCGTCATGTATCTCGCGGTGGACGGCCGTTTCGCTGGCTTGCTGGCGGTTTCTGACCCTGTAAAAGCGAGCACGCCGGAGGCGCTGCAGGCGCTGCACGCCGCCGGCATTCGCGTGATCATGGCCACGGGGGACGGTGTCACAACGGCCCGAGCTGTTGCCAAGCGGCTCGGCATCGACGAAGTGCACGGCGAGGTCAAGCCGGCAGACAAGCTGACGCTCGTTGAGCGGTTACAGGCCGAAGGCAGGGTCGTCGGTATGGCCGGCGACGGCATCAACGATGCGCCGGCGCTGGCGAAGGCCGACGTCGGCATCGCGATGGGCACCGGCACCGACGTCGCCATGAACAGCGCGCAGGTGACGCTGGTAAAGGGCGACCTGCGCGGCATCTCGATCGCGCGTCGGCTCTCGCAGGACACGGTCGCCAACATGAAGCAGAACCTGCTGTTCGCCTTCCTCTACAACGCGATGGGCGTGCCGGTGGCGGCCGGCGTTCTCTATCCGCTGACCGGCTGGCTTCTGTCACCCTTGATTGCCGCACTGGCAATGAGCCTGAGTTCGGCTTCTGTGGTGTTCAACGCGTTGCGCCTTCGACGGAAAGGCTGA
- a CDS encoding heavy-metal-associated domain-containing protein gives MIELNLPDMSCGHCASTVMKTCKLVDPVAKIEVDLHSRLVKIESAEDRQDFADALGEAGYPPAQ, from the coding sequence ATGATCGAATTGAATCTCCCGGACATGAGCTGCGGACACTGCGCCAGTACCGTTATGAAGACGTGCAAGCTCGTCGATCCGGTCGCCAAGATCGAGGTCGATTTGCATTCGAGGCTGGTCAAGATCGAATCGGCGGAAGACCGGCAGGACTTCGCCGACGCGCTGGGGGAAGCCGGCTACCCGCCAGCCCAGTGA